Proteins encoded together in one Plasmodium cynomolgi strain B DNA, chromosome 9, whole genome shotgun sequence window:
- a CDS encoding hypothetical protein (putative): MQKGVSQRKEQNYDKQNMKRTGRRPCGDPPQECPLSLGRYKSSEGNELMDEDRRRGSESNGSSTEERLFTPSYYSGSKKNTINIKIKKNANRNLQHSGGGKKKKEEQKSFIKSLIGKIEEMYKKGSHDEKRNSHKLPFESRPAFLLNEYINIEPTNNVMYRRRTPHKTLRRSDFIGINLKPFVRFKSHHKWDDSHANRSGDPRKRAIIKISSQSPHEVFNPRRMNTNRSLSGYPKPANFYSLKNDVMRGNFPFWGGQRVRNGVGTSVGIHHMGMDKLTDKEFRDPNMYDAPFVHLNPVQRCATYNPWCGGSSAGNVNRAGGAYPVKGTHPHRRHDDNAEKGEHKIRVRINRKGAGRKNEGDGDGEDSDSEGSKSGGSRSGGSKSEGSKSESGFVNKRTHHGRSPLANEHDHLGKLNERNLQKKEKKKKFLVNLSLPLNNPRGNNCTEGERITNLGGNINGDTPSHVLFTSKGERGMKLNVKNRANERIRLRYGGKYGEDKESAKMCSNSTSTCDTKKHKKLLSGIYSSFEGSQQSCCKKNTRCHGSELNIHCMHGSREGSNSSWKKTKKGNELQIYGEGTKRRSTYTWSKAPEQYHVQYERGLHNKADHKKMGKNSSQLRIQTEQNRCIRNACAVKRQHTNSCLQLEDNKKGEPTLSREDCESGESQNERHKYKVEKKTDAVKNEGKLLLLTKRNERLMFDRGKEAPRQNCKMLTWGNSNSGSLSYKLDSITRKKGEKNAKGNREKSLICSNSLEGQEKYKNLRTITIPSDSVDGTNEENPRGKHLIKDGEKFRGEHHIASAFNLSNKIATQDSAMGKYKMVQYYKPGDNKECSGWSSICEDRAQDDCYNGVGKNKGSHSKDNQFGDTNEVLEIKDKLGRSRSVTTALSNSQRNKKREEFPPEQAGRGFPWKGSSRRGVHTTAVSPNEVESSDSERHYNNEEHLYSKGKEKKKLNMYSKGSSLCIKGEVNYNSGTTHTLDRYKSHSGDYSNRMNKFVEGTNSGARDCPVWEHSQGDDPENCLWHRTEQPYVPSGEETSRRKKEAQKNEAQKKDAQKNEAHQCVVGQLGEGRIQVRASQTGNASCPRKMGERADREIFANPDFEDHTNYSINSKMRHRSDLQSASNRKKTARRDKKEKQREQYAESNSHSHHSSKENFENFKSSQLYCTNGLQRKSKKMRSALSGDIVAQKRYSHSRSRSEMLKWDHSREGTTSSGESLQRKEAHHEDERYDKGGSRTRRGNTSSSIFCDYHGRNNIERVLYNSGVASKEEEKAGTEGGRIGRRSRSIDRGSAGRRSRSIDRGSVGRRSRSIDRGSGGRRRRSIDRGSVGRRSRSIDRGSVVNYSHGRHPYGDTKEIAERSLFHDSNNNMSSCKGGSSPKNARRHFPVGTTPNSFLYMSHLSGSAMTSKKPTVINSDVHSDKSGDTQDKQVSVEKSCHSGEDSQFCSDRDEAIIRNIQSKDGKSHVYHIRESVCRKGRGETSSERMVDGRRPHNGNTHHSRQNTLSNEKCRTPQRSHNYHDENEHERRSSRRMSNSLKKGRKHSGNCYSKVAYTDQFAILDNLNSPHDEESDMSRSDHGVNIDAAKCGNKERGNSYVKRHTKVSTSSVGYISNWGNILRENSSLDKTDFPYDPHSKLKERSSGDIIRKGNGNSHNESRFTQGTFDFSKNEQHSKQEGDHHMSFILDAQKEPVCRGDEAGRSMSLGVGRAPFRRERYDKRGDNSGHSIDGKIDQRRDYHSSKRGSKQAHSNRKGDYEEGEEITPHNESSRMKDKKKHQNGDANKYKEARKQKGNHKSSRSYGHSECSQRSGSISEGNITSCSGSHAIYDKINPSAMSRSNRSLQHEEKKKRIKSSDPNLGAHHGVNRHWGKTSRDWHSGHTAQGERQHSYFSGEMEKQPSRGASKWDAEGSWVGERNRRDEYVHVKEDGMSSDRRSAQSAANQLCGKNSKLKSIPSVCSNQEGTRERRNSHCGSASPSIHNCREEEVTPQRCGSCHERSSEMEKKRTLQENQNSVGHNWVSNEGMICSLSRETILCNNEKGEITKGGFPSKTNEYPPNVDIGKDNELLSARRDAPLMSRTMEPKTAECTQGNVTEQIERSKSTPMITPLQFNMVGSANAVEGPIRMENSHPKFPTGNDGHQIMIRKTVSGVVGLKKANEYMKSELNYYLSGGNFSKGSRHCYEEANGKVENSSEVLRETNSFVNGIIRVDVDPPKCSSIGAVDAIDSKLGEDSDAANRLGNYKKGESHERSRDHISNNSLFRGGQYDAGNLGLPSDHTNVDGTNIKGGSAPLNDPPQNGEEGNCSTFNEDKGRSGFDRQNEKIKFNNGMYGYANVSTSQGVNMVNPGDASNLRNNNTLYEPPPNNAVLMSKQYSFVSDPTHRQFLHHPSVAPNSSNFNGMHYVNKAVSMPNLGNINMHGNLFNTGIGNKIGDPVNVTRSDIPSVVHAQANQLPPQKMMQQNFSKVFQVPINYGNISNGLNYNSANVGRSDLLISKRPYGGDLFYDVNGKAYIVGRNGEANTSSVNTLGNYALPSYHLATDNANQSNMNRDELIGQTGHSNLAIPGDMHGGSGKGLKKPSVVL; the protein is encoded by the coding sequence atgcaaaaaggagTGTCACAACGGAAAGAACAAAACTACGAcaaacaaaatatgaaacGAACGGGTAGAAGACCCTGTGGGGATCCCCCCCAGGAATGTCCCTTATCACTGGGAAGATATAAATCGAGCGAAGGTAACGAGTTAATGGATGAGGACAGACGTAGGGGAAGCGAGTCGAACGGGTCCAGCACCGAAGAAAGATTATTTACTCCAAGTTATTACAGTGGAAGTAAGAAAAATACGATCAacataaagataaaaaaaaatgcaaacaggAATTTGCAACACTctgggggagggaaaaaaaaaaaagaggaacagAAATCCTTCATCAAATCGCTAATAGGTAAGATAGaagaaatgtacaaaaaaggatcaCACGATGAGAAAAGGAACTCACATAAATTGCCATTTGAGTCCAGACCTGCCtttcttttaaatgaatatataaatatagaaCCGACGAATAACGTGATGTATAGACGTAGGACACCCCACAAGACTCTACGTCGAAGCGATTTCATTGGAATAAATTTAAAGCCTTTTGTTAGATTTAAGAGTCATCACAAATGGGATGACAGTCATGCCAATCGTAGCGGTGATCCGAGGAAAAGAgccattataaaaatttcgagCCAAAGTCCTCACGAAGTATTTAACCCCAGGCGCATGAATACAAATCGATCCTTGTCTGGGTACCCTAAGCCAGCAAATTTTTACTCcctaaaaaatgatgtaatgAGGGGGAATTTCCCCTTCTGGGGGGGCCAAAGAGTGAGAAACGGAGTAGGTACCTCGGTAGGCATCCACCATATGGGCATGGACAAATTAACGGATAAAGAATTTAGAGATCCTAACATGTATGACGCACCCTTTGTACACTTGAACCCAGTCCAAAGATGTGCAACGTATAATCCATGGTGTGGGGGAAGCTCCGCGGGGAATGTGAACAGGGCGGGGGGTGCTTACCCAGTGAAGGGGACCCACCCACATAGGCGCCACGATGACAAcgcagaaaagggagaacACAAAATAAGAGTAAGGATAAACAGAAAGGGAGCGGGAAGAAAGAACGAAGGTGATGGTGACGGGGAAGATAGCGATAGTGAGGGAAGCAAAAGTGGGGGAAGCAGaagtgggggaagcaaaagtgAGGGAAGCAAAAGTGAATCTGGCTTTGTGAACAAACGCACGCACCATGGAAGGAGCCCTTTAGCCAACGAACATGATCATTTAGGGAAACTTAACGAGAGAAACTtacagaaaaaggagaaaaaaaaaaaattcctagtTAACCTGTCTCTACCTTTGAACAACCCTAGGGGAAACAATTGcacagaaggggaaagaatAACCAATTTGGGTGGAAACATCAACGGAGATACTCCCTCCCATGTTTTATTCACTTCGAAAGGAGAAAGAGGCATGAAATTAAATGTGAAGAACAGAGCAAATGAAAGAATTAGACTTCGATATGGAGGTAAATATGGAGAAGATAAGGAAAGCGCTAAAATGTGTTCCAATTCCACTTCTACATgtgacacaaaaaaacataagaAGCTCCTCTCAGGTATTTATTCTTCATTTGAGGGGAGTCAACAGAGctgctgcaaaaaaaacacgagGTGCCATGGAAGCGAATTAAACATCCATTGTATGCATGGCAGTAGAGAGGGAAGCAACTCTTCgtggaagaaaacaaaaaaagggaatgagTTGCAGATCTACGGAGAGGGGACAAAACGGAGGAGTACATACACTTGGAGTAAAGCTCCAGAACAGTATCACGTCCAATATGAAAGAGGATTGCATAACAAAGCggatcataaaaaaatggggaagaattCATCTCAGCTTAGGATACAGACAGAGCAAAATAGATGCATAAGGAATGCCTGTGCAGTGAAGAGACAGCACACCAATTCCTGTCTTCAATTGgaagataataaaaaaggggaaccaaCTTTATCAAGAGAGGACTGCGAATCAGGTGAATCCCAAAATGAACGTCATAAAtacaaagtggaaaaaaaaacagacgcAGTGAAGAACGAAGGGAAGCTTCTCTTATTAACGAAACGTAATGAGAGGTTAATGTTCGATCGTGGAAAAGAGGCACCGAGGCAAAACTGTAAAATGCTAACTTGGGGAAACTCAAATAGTGGCAGCCTAAGCTACAAATTAGACAGTATTACGcgtaaaaagggagaaaaaaatgctaaaggAAATCGAGAGAAGTCCCTTATTTGTAGTAACTCCCTAGAgggacaagaaaaatataaaaacttGAGGACGATTACTATACCGTCAGACAGTGTAGACGGAACGAATGAGGAAAACCCGAGGGGAAAACATCTAATTAAGGATGGTGAAAAATTTAGGGGGGAACACCACATTGCAAGTGCCTTCaatttatcaaataaaatagcTACTCAAGACAGTGCAAtgggaaaatacaaaatggtgCAATACTACAAACCGGGGGATAATAAGGAATGTAGCGGTTGGTCCAGCATCTGCGAAGATAGAGCGCAGGATGATTGCTACAAtggggtggggaaaaataaagggagTCACTCAAAGGATAACCAATTTGGTGATACTAATGAAGTGTTAGAAATAAAAGACAAActggggagaagcaggagtGTTACTACAGCATTGTCAAATAGTCAgcgtaacaaaaaaagggaggaattTCCCCCTGAACAGGCAGGTAGAGGTTTCCCTTGGAAAGGTTCATCACGAAGGGGGGTACACACAACTGCTGTATCACCAAACGAAGTTGAGAGTAGTGATAGTGAAAGACATTATAACAATGAGGAACACCTGTACtcgaaaggaaaagaaaaaaaaaaattgaatatgtATTCGAAGGGTAGTTCCCTCTGCATAAAGGGAGAAGTAAATTACAACTCGGGGACGACGCACACACTTGACAGATATAAATCCCATAGTGGGGACTACTCCAAtcgtatgaacaaatttgtggAAGGTACAAACAGTGGAGCTAGGGATTGTCCAGTTTGGGAGCACAGCCAAGGGGATGACCCAGAAAACTGCTTATGGCACCGTACAGAACAGCCATATGTCCCATCAGGTGAAGAAACTTCAcgcaggaaaaaagaagctcAGAAAAATGAAGCGCAGAAAAAAGACGCGCAGAAAAATGAAGCGCACCAATGCGTTGTGGGTCAATTGGGGGAAGGCAGAATCCAAGTGAGGGCAAGCCAAACAGGGAATGCTTCTTGTCCgcgaaaaatgggagaaagaGCAGATAGAGAAATTTTTGCCAATCCTGATTTTGAAGACCATACAAACTATAGCATTAACAGCAAAATGCGTCACCGAAGTGACCTCCAGTCTGCATCAAATCGTAAGAAGACTGCGCGAAgggacaaaaaggagaagcaacgCGAACAGTATGCAGAGAGCAACTCCCATTCGCATCACAGTTCTAAAGagaattttgaaaatttcaaatCGTCTCAGCTGTATTGCACTAACGGTttgcaaagaaaaagtaaaaaaatgaggagtgCTTTATCGGGTGACATTGTTGCACAGAAAAGGTATTCCCATTCAAGGAGCAGAAGCGAAATGTTAAAATGGGACCATTCAAGGGAAGGAACTACCAGCTCGGGGGAAAGTCTTCAAAGGAAAGAGGCACACCATGAGGATGAAAGATACGataaagggggaagcagaaCCAGACGGGGAAACACCtcctcttccattttttgcgatTATCATGGGAGGAACAACATAGAAAGGGTTCTTTACAATTCGGGGGTGGCGTccaaggaggaagaaaaggcagGCACTGAAGGTGGAAGAATTGGTAGAAGAAGTCGTAGCATTGATCGTGGAAGCGCTGGTAGAAGAAGTCGCAGCATCGATCGTGGAAGCGTCGGTAGAAGAAGTCGTAGCATCGATCGTGGAAGCGGTGGTAGAAGACGTCGTAGCATCGATCGTGGAAGCGTTGGTAGAAGAAGTCGTAGCATCGATCGTGGAAGCGTTGTGAATTACTCACACGGAAGGCATCCCTATGGAGACACGAAAGAAATCGCAGAACGGAGCCTTTTTCATGACAGTAACAATAATATGTCGTCTTGTAAAGGTGGCAGTTCTCCAAAAAATGCAAGGCGGCATTTTCCCGTGGGTACTACCCCGAATAGCTTCCTCTACATGTCGCACCTCAGTGGAAGCGCCATGACGTCAAAGAAACCAACCGTGATAAATAGCGATGTGCATAGTGATAAGAGTGGTGATACACAGGACAAACAGGTTAGCGTAGAAAAGAGTTGCCACTCCGGGGAAGATAGCCAATTCTGTAGCGATAGGGATGAAGCAATAATTAGAAATATTCAGTCGAAGGATGGAAAGAGTCACGTTTATCACATCCGCGAATCGGTTTGTAGAAAGGGAAGGGGTGAAACGTCCAGCGAGCGAATGGTGGATGGAAGAAGACCACACAACGGAAACACACACCATAGTCGTCAGAACACCTTATCGAATGAGAAATGTCGAACCCCCCAAAGGTCACATAATTAccatgatgaaaatgaacACGAAAGAAGGTCAAGCCGAAGAATGAGCAATTCACTCAAGAAGGGCAGAAAACATAGTGGGAATTGCTACTCAAAAGTGGCATACACAGATCAGTTCGCCATATTGGACAATTTAAACTCTCCTCATGATGAAGAATCGGACATGAGCAGAAGTGATCATGGTGTAAATATAGATGCAGCAAAATGTGGAAACAAGGAAAGGGGTAACTCCTATGTGAAAAGACACACAAAAGTGAGCACCTCATCCGTGGGATATATCTCCAATTGGGGAAACATATTGAGAGAAAATTCCTCATTAGACAAAACGGACTTCCCATATGATCCTCACTCAAAGCTGAAGGAAAGAAGTAGTGGAGATATTATCCGAAAAGGGAATGGAAACTCGCATAATGAAAGTAGATTCACGCAAGGTACTTTTGAtttctcaaaaaatgaacagcatAGTAAGCAGGAGGGTGATCACCACATGAGCTTCATTTTGGATGCGCAAAAGGAACCCGTATGTAGGGGTGATGAGGCAGGCAGAAGTATGTCTTTAGGTGTGGGGAGAGCTCCATTCAGAAGGGAGAGGTACGACAAAAGAGGGGACAACTCTGGACACTCGATCGATGGGAAGATAGACCAACGACGAGACTATCACAGTAGTAAACGCGGGAGTAAGCAGGCCCATTCAAACCGAAAGGGAGATTacgaggagggggaggaaataaCTCCCCATAATGAATCATCCAGAatgaaagataaaaaaaagcaccaGAATGGGGAtgctaataaatataaagaagcAAGAAAGCAGAAAGGAAACCACAAATCGAGTCGTTCTTATGGCCACTCGGAATGTTCCCAAAGGAGTGGTAGCATATCTGAGGGGAACATCACCAGCTGTTCAGGAAGTCATGCTATCTACGACAAGATTAACCCCTCGGCAATGTCCAGGTCGAATAGATCTCTTCAacatgaggagaaaaaaaaaaggattaaaagTAGCGATCCAAATTTAGGCGCTCATCATGGGGTGAATCGCCATTGGGGGAAAACGTCCCGAGATTGGCACAGTGGCCATACCGCACAGGGGGAGAGACAGCACTCCTACTTTAGCGgcgaaatggagaagcaaCCCAGTAGAGGCGCTTCCAAATGGGATGCTGAAGGGTCATGGGTGGGGGAGAGGAATAGACGCGACGAATATGTTCACGTGAAGGAAGATGGCATGAGCTCAGATCGCAGAAGCGCACAATCTGCTGCTAATCAATTATGTGGAAAGAACTCAAAGCTAAAAAGCATCCCCTCTGTTTGCAGCAACCAGGAAGGCACAcgtgaaagaagaaattcaCATTGTGGTAGTGCATCTCCCTCTATTCACAACTGTAGAGAAGAAGAGGTTACCCCCCAACGATGTGGCAGCTGTCATGAGAGATCTAGTGAGATGGAAAAGAAACGAACTCTCCAGGAAAACCAAAATAGTGTTGGACACAACTGGGTAAGTAACGAAGGAATGATCTGCTCTCTCTCGAGAGAgaccattttgtgcaataatgaaaagggagaaataaCGAAGGGAGGCTTCCCCAGCAAAACGAATGAATACCCGCCAAACGTCGACATAGGAAAAGATAACGAGCTGCTTTCTGCGCGAAGGGATGCTCCACTGATGAGTCGTACGATGGAACCCAAAACGGCAGAATGTACACAAGGAAATGTAACCGAACAGATAGAGAGGTCGAAATCAACCCCAATGATAACCCCACTTCAGTTCAATATGGTGGGAAGCGCTAATGCTGTGGAGGGACCAATCCGTATGGAAAATTCCCACCCAAAGTTTCCCACCGGAAATGATGGCCACCAAATTATGATAAGAAAAACGGTTAGCGGAGTAGTGGGACTGAAAAAGGCCAATGAATACATGAAGAGCGAGTTGAATTATTATCTATCTGGTGGTAATTTTTCCAAGGGGAGTCGTCACTGCTATGAGGAAGCAAATGGGAAAGTGGAAAACTCGTCGGAAGTGTTGAGAGAGACAAATAGTTTTGTGAATGGAATAATCAGAGTGGATGTGGACCCTCCGAAGTGTAGTAGCATTGGTGCAGTAGACGCGATCGACTCGAAATTAGGGGAAGACTCCGACGCAGCTAACCGTTTaggaaattacaaaaagggggaatcaCATGAAAGGAGTAGAGACCATATAAGCAATAATAGCCTCTTCAGGGGGGGACAGTATGATGCTGGGAATTTAGGCCTTCCTAGTGACCACACAAATGTGGATGGTACTAACATCAAGGGAGGTAGTGCACCCCTTAACGACCCACCTCAGaatggtgaagaaggaaattgCTCCACGTTCAATGAAGACAAAGGCAGAAGCGGATTCGAtcgacaaaatgaaaaaataaaatttaacaatgGCATGTATGGCTATGCCAATGTTAGCACGAGTCAGGGTGTGAACATGGTCAACCCGGGCGATGCTTCCAATCTGAGGAATAATAACACGCTTTATGAACCCCCCCCCAATAATGCTGTCCTCATGAGCAAGCAATATTCTTTCGTGTCTGACCCTACACATAGGCAATTCTTACACCATCCCAGTGTAGCCCCAAACAGTAGCAACTTCAACGGAATGCACTACGTGAACAAGGCGGTGAGTATGCCCAATTTGGGaaacataaatatgcacGGTAATTTATTTAACACTGGGattggaaacaaaattggtGACCCCGTTAATGTAACGAGAAGTGACATCCCCTCAGTTGTGCATGCTCAGGCGAACCAACTACCCCCTCAGAAGATGATGCAACAAAACTTTAGCAAAGTGTTCCAAGTTCCGATTAACTatggaaatatttcaaaTGGATTAAATTACAATTCAGCCAACGTTGGGAGGAGTGATCTGTTAATTAGTAAGCGGCCTTACGGTGGGGATCTTTTTTACGACGTCAATGGTAAGGCGTACATAGTTGGCAGAAACGGGGAGGCCAATACGAGCTCGGTGAACACCCTCGGTAATTATGCCCTTCCCAGTTATCACCTTGCGACTGATAATGCAAATCAGAGCAATATGAATAGGGACGAGCTCATCGGGCAAACTGGACATTCCAATTTGGCCATCCCTGGTGACATGCATGGGGGAAGTGGCAAGGGTCTAAAGAAACCTTCCGTCGTGTTATGA
- a CDS encoding hypothetical protein (putative) — protein MGFHIQGYIAMMGRGINPKTWKKMWANYKNKQIIDVYNGAAQFTNNQIAQVARVYQYRYWWWANPFGMGLIFYLGYKAWYMVYMNHKQRKVAQVVASAYGQGGQWLNPVPK, from the exons atggggttcCACATCCAGGGCTACATCGCCATGATGGGCAGGGGCATAAACCCCAAAACCTGGAAGAAAATGTGGGCCAACTACAAGAACAAGCAAATCATAGATGTATATAATGGAGCCGCGCAGTTCACAAATAATCAAATAGCGCAAGTCGCGAGAGT GTACCAATACAGATACTGGTGGTGGGCCAACCCCTTTGGCATGGGACTCATTTTCTACCTAGGGTACAAGGCATGGTATATGGTGTATATGAACCATAAGCAGAGGAAGGTGGCGCAGGTCGTTGCGTCGGCCTATGGCCAAGGTGGACAGTGGCTCAACCCCGTCCCGAAATGA